A window of the Parabacteroides merdae ATCC 43184 genome harbors these coding sequences:
- the rnc gene encoding ribonuclease III: protein MFTKLYKRIRLLKNMNKEPYSSLYKILGFYPDNIHLYEQAFLHKSSSVESGDGRWLNNERLEFLGDAVLDAVVADIVYKHFQNKREGFLTNTRSKIVQRETMNRVAVELGLDKMVVYSAKLSSHNNHMYGNALEALIGAIYLDQGYEVCYNFIQNVLIKKHVNLETIARKEVNFKSSLIEWSQKNKLEISFDLIESFTDNDGNPVFQTGVTLSDTQIGVGIGYSKKESQQSAAKMAIKKLRTDKTFQQFISELKKKKTGENTAENEFENLPEEAVENSGQEIADTEKRKAETSIEAVPAEN from the coding sequence GTGTTTACAAAGCTATACAAAAGAATAAGGCTCCTCAAGAACATGAACAAGGAGCCTTATTCTTCTTTATACAAGATACTCGGTTTTTATCCCGATAACATCCACCTTTATGAACAAGCCTTCCTCCATAAATCTTCTTCCGTAGAAAGCGGTGACGGCAGATGGCTGAACAATGAACGGTTGGAGTTTTTGGGTGATGCCGTATTGGATGCGGTCGTAGCCGATATCGTTTACAAACACTTTCAGAACAAGCGGGAAGGATTCCTGACCAACACCCGTTCCAAAATCGTACAGCGCGAGACGATGAACCGTGTTGCTGTCGAACTGGGACTCGACAAGATGGTCGTGTACTCCGCCAAACTTAGTTCCCACAACAACCACATGTATGGAAATGCCCTTGAAGCACTGATCGGTGCAATCTATCTGGACCAAGGCTACGAAGTCTGCTATAATTTCATCCAAAACGTACTCATCAAAAAACATGTCAATCTGGAAACCATCGCCCGTAAGGAAGTCAATTTCAAATCGAGTCTGATCGAATGGAGCCAAAAGAACAAGCTTGAAATATCGTTCGACCTAATTGAATCGTTTACCGACAACGATGGAAATCCGGTATTCCAGACAGGTGTGACGCTTTCTGACACACAGATAGGCGTAGGCATCGGCTATTCGAAAAAGGAATCCCAGCAGAGCGCAGCCAAGATGGCGATCAAGAAATTACGGACTGACAAGACATTCCAACAATTCATCTCGGAACTCAAGAAGAAGAAAACCGGTGAGAACACAGCCGAAAACGAATTCGAAAATCTACCTGAAGAAGCCGTAGAAAATAGCGGACAGGAAATAGCAGATACAGAGAAAAGAAAAGCGGAAACAAGCATAGAAGCTGTTCCCGCTGAAAATTAA
- the fabF gene encoding beta-ketoacyl-ACP synthase II, translated as MELKRVVVTGLGAITPLGNTLPETWEGIINGKSGAGPITQFDASKFKTQFACEVKGFDPLTVMDRKEARKCDRYSLFAINAAKQAIDDAAMDLDKEDKNRIGVIFASGIGGIKTFDEEVLGYAKIKDTIGPKFNPFFIPKMISDIAAGHISMLYGFHGPNFATVSACASSTNAISDAFNYIRLGKANVIITGGAEAAVSESGVGGFNSMNALSTRNDSPETASRPFSASRDGFVMGEGAACLVLEEMEHALARGAKIYCEIAGTGMSADAYHLTASHPDGLGAKLVMRNALEDAEMTPEDIDYINVHGTSTPVGDISEVKAIKEVFGDHAYNLNISSTKSMTGHLLGAAGAIEAMFCIKAINDGIIPPTINHADGDDDPEIDYKLNFTFNKAQKREVRAALSNTFGFGGHNACAIVKKFVK; from the coding sequence ATGGAATTAAAAAGAGTTGTGGTAACAGGTCTTGGAGCTATTACTCCTCTTGGTAATACTCTCCCGGAAACATGGGAAGGTATTATCAATGGGAAGAGTGGAGCCGGGCCTATTACTCAGTTTGATGCATCCAAATTCAAGACACAATTTGCATGCGAAGTAAAAGGCTTCGATCCGTTGACAGTAATGGATCGTAAGGAAGCCCGCAAATGTGACCGTTATAGTTTATTCGCAATAAATGCCGCAAAACAAGCGATTGACGACGCTGCTATGGACTTGGACAAGGAAGACAAGAACCGTATCGGCGTTATCTTTGCCTCTGGTATCGGTGGTATCAAGACATTCGACGAAGAAGTATTAGGATATGCAAAGATCAAAGACACGATCGGTCCTAAGTTCAATCCGTTCTTCATACCGAAGATGATTTCCGATATTGCAGCCGGACATATCTCCATGCTTTACGGATTCCATGGTCCCAACTTTGCGACAGTATCAGCTTGTGCATCTTCAACCAACGCGATCAGTGACGCGTTTAACTATATCCGTTTAGGAAAAGCTAACGTAATTATAACCGGTGGTGCCGAAGCTGCCGTTTCGGAATCTGGTGTCGGTGGGTTCAACTCGATGAACGCGCTGTCTACCCGCAACGATTCGCCCGAAACCGCTTCCCGTCCGTTCAGCGCAAGCCGTGACGGGTTTGTTATGGGAGAAGGTGCTGCCTGTCTGGTCCTGGAAGAGATGGAACACGCGTTGGCTCGTGGTGCTAAAATATATTGCGAGATTGCCGGAACCGGCATGTCTGCCGATGCTTACCACCTGACAGCTTCCCATCCGGACGGATTAGGAGCCAAGTTGGTTATGCGTAACGCACTGGAAGACGCAGAAATGACTCCGGAAGACATAGATTACATCAATGTTCACGGAACCTCTACGCCGGTAGGAGATATCTCAGAAGTAAAAGCGATCAAGGAAGTTTTCGGAGATCACGCTTACAACCTGAATATCAGTTCGACGAAATCAATGACCGGACACCTCTTGGGAGCGGCCGGAGCGATCGAGGCAATGTTCTGCATTAAGGCGATAAACGATGGTATCATTCCTCCGACAATCAACCATGCGGATGGTGATGATGATCCTGAAATAGATTATAAACTGAATTTCACATTCAATAAAGCTCAAAAAAGAGAAGTGCGGGCAGCACTCTCCAATACTTTCGGGTTTGGAGGTCACAACGCTTGTGCTATTGTTAAAAAATTTGTGAAGTAA
- a CDS encoding acyl carrier protein — protein MSEVAERVKAIIVDKLSVEETEVTNEASFTNDLGADSLDTVELIMEFEKEFGISIPDDQAEKITTVGDAIAYIEANAK, from the coding sequence ATGTCTGAAGTTGCTGAAAGAGTAAAAGCTATCATCGTTGATAAATTAAGTGTTGAAGAAACAGAAGTTACAAACGAAGCAAGCTTTACTAACGATTTAGGAGCAGACTCTCTTGACACTGTAGAACTGATTATGGAATTCGAAAAGGAATTCGGTATTTCTATTCCTGATGATCAAGCAGAAAAGATTACAACTGTAGGCGACGCCATTGCTTACATCGAAGCTAACGCGAAGTAA
- the purN gene encoding phosphoribosylglycinamide formyltransferase: MKNVAIFASGSGTNAENIVRYFSKSETIKVAVVLSNNRNVGVHARVNKLGVPSFVFSREEFADGAPVLAKLAEYDTDLIVLAGFMNKISDPLLNAYPGKIINIHPALLPKYGGKGMYGIHVHKAVIAAGERETGITIHYIDEHYDEGTVIFQAKCPVLPSDTPEEVAAKVHALEYAHYPKVIEDLLAARI, from the coding sequence ATGAAAAACGTAGCAATTTTTGCTTCCGGGTCGGGTACGAACGCGGAGAATATCGTCCGATATTTCTCTAAAAGTGAAACTATTAAGGTGGCAGTTGTTTTGTCTAACAACCGGAACGTTGGTGTGCATGCCCGGGTGAATAAGTTGGGTGTTCCTTCTTTTGTCTTTTCGAGGGAGGAATTTGCAGATGGGGCGCCTGTCTTGGCAAAGCTTGCGGAATATGATACGGATCTGATTGTCCTTGCCGGCTTCATGAATAAGATCTCCGATCCCTTGTTGAATGCCTATCCGGGTAAGATTATCAATATTCATCCTGCACTTCTGCCTAAATACGGAGGCAAAGGCATGTACGGGATACACGTGCACAAGGCGGTCATTGCCGCCGGCGAACGGGAGACCGGTATTACGATCCATTACATAGACGAACATTACGACGAAGGAACGGTTATCTTTCAGGCAAAATGCCCCGTCCTGCCGTCCGATACGCCGGAAGAGGTTGCCGCGAAGGTACACGCACTCGAATACGCTCATTATCCTAAGGTTATAGAAGATTTGCTTGCAGCCCGTATTTGA
- a CDS encoding TonB-dependent receptor → MRKLYILIFALSLFTGTAFGQMVKGHVYDAETHEPLPGVNITYKKINGDTNGTISDADGAYEIALPDGGIDLLFSYIGYENEQLPLILRKGDTKTKDVYMNIKTNLLGDVVVSAGRFEQKLSDVTVSMDLLKAGDIAKQAPTDLSSTLNTMPGVDINDKQPSIRGGNGWTYGVGSRSLVLVDGMSALSSGNGVINWNIVPLENIEQVEVMKGASSVLYGSSALNGVINIRTKRPGLTPTTSARAYVGVYDHPVHDEYEGADVSHARRIGNFDVSGGLNLFSDDGYRDQGYNRRLRLGGNMTYHHPMKEGKLLNYGFNFNYLADKYADFFIWRSPVEVYQPSSIANMGRKGNTFYIDPFFNFTNPTNNTSHKIKTRFYYRGDNIIDGSSSHKSLDDILGNMGSDAVTVNAYIDNIKNGDYSPFFPLIQPILQGDLNGIVDGAVNILNGVFPTATTADYCDLISWVMNNNKENVPKGTDKNYTYYVDYQFNKKWDSGSQITAGATYEHMKSVSKTTGTHDSDNAALFVQYDQRFFDRLSVSAGMRAEYYRVDGYLREADTKLFGTKIPVKPIFRAGLNYQLADYSFIRASFGQGYRYPSLTEKYARKDIGGVGVYPNKEVNAEKGVNAELGFKQGYKFGNLTGFFDLAGFYTQYTDMIEFRFGIFNNTTFQYINGVRDLLSMITQGQMPGFGAQFYNVSKARIYGAEVSTNGVYTFNPNTTLSYNLGYVFIEPEDADYKKKNEEEATYDDPMQMKEKSNTSKYLKYRQKHTVKAILDFQWKRLTLGTNIVWKSKTLAVDYLMVDERAKEQPEIMDYVRDILFGNVNGQTLHSYWAKNNTPYCVVDLRAGVKIMKGLSFQFMVNNLFNKEYSTRPMLVSAPRTYVMQLSANF, encoded by the coding sequence ATGAGAAAGCTATATATCTTGATTTTCGCCCTGTCACTTTTCACCGGGACCGCATTCGGACAAATGGTGAAAGGGCACGTTTATGATGCGGAAACCCATGAACCGCTACCGGGCGTCAACATCACCTACAAGAAAATAAACGGGGATACGAACGGAACCATATCGGATGCCGACGGAGCCTATGAAATCGCGTTGCCGGACGGTGGGATCGACCTCCTGTTCAGTTACATCGGGTACGAGAACGAACAACTCCCGCTGATACTCCGCAAGGGGGATACCAAAACAAAAGATGTCTATATGAACATCAAAACGAACCTATTGGGAGACGTAGTGGTCAGTGCCGGACGCTTCGAACAGAAACTAAGCGATGTCACCGTTTCGATGGACCTGCTGAAAGCAGGCGATATCGCCAAGCAGGCCCCTACCGACCTGAGTTCGACACTGAACACAATGCCGGGTGTGGATATCAACGACAAGCAACCCTCCATACGGGGTGGGAACGGATGGACATACGGGGTCGGTTCACGCAGCCTTGTGTTGGTAGACGGTATGAGCGCTCTAAGTTCGGGCAACGGAGTGATCAACTGGAACATCGTCCCGCTCGAAAATATCGAACAGGTAGAGGTGATGAAGGGTGCTTCCTCTGTGCTCTACGGCTCATCGGCCTTGAACGGGGTGATCAACATCCGCACGAAACGGCCGGGACTCACGCCGACCACAAGTGCCCGCGCCTATGTCGGAGTATACGACCATCCGGTTCATGACGAATATGAAGGGGCAGACGTCTCGCACGCACGACGGATCGGAAACTTCGATGTATCGGGCGGACTCAACCTGTTTTCCGATGACGGATACCGCGATCAAGGATACAACCGGCGTCTGCGACTCGGAGGCAATATGACATACCACCATCCGATGAAAGAGGGCAAACTGCTGAACTACGGGTTCAATTTCAATTATCTGGCCGACAAATATGCCGACTTCTTCATCTGGCGTTCTCCGGTAGAAGTCTACCAGCCGTCATCCATCGCCAACATGGGTCGCAAGGGGAACACCTTCTATATCGACCCGTTCTTCAATTTTACCAATCCGACCAACAATACCTCGCATAAGATCAAGACCCGTTTCTATTACCGGGGAGACAACATCATCGACGGAAGCTCCAGCCATAAGTCGCTCGACGACATCTTAGGCAATATGGGAAGCGATGCAGTCACAGTCAACGCCTATATCGACAACATCAAGAACGGAGACTACAGCCCGTTCTTCCCGCTGATCCAGCCGATACTGCAAGGCGACCTGAACGGGATCGTGGACGGGGCCGTAAACATCCTGAACGGGGTATTCCCGACTGCCACGACAGCCGATTACTGCGACCTGATCTCCTGGGTGATGAACAACAACAAGGAGAATGTTCCCAAAGGGACGGACAAAAACTACACCTACTATGTAGACTACCAGTTCAATAAGAAATGGGACAGCGGAAGTCAGATCACCGCCGGGGCAACCTACGAACACATGAAAAGCGTTTCGAAAACCACCGGGACGCACGACAGCGACAATGCCGCCCTGTTCGTCCAGTACGACCAGCGTTTCTTCGACCGCCTGAGCGTATCGGCCGGCATGCGTGCCGAATACTACCGGGTGGACGGTTACCTGCGGGAAGCGGATACCAAACTGTTCGGAACCAAGATTCCGGTCAAACCGATCTTCCGCGCCGGACTGAACTACCAACTTGCCGACTACAGCTTTATCCGCGCCAGCTTCGGGCAAGGCTACCGCTATCCCTCTCTGACCGAGAAATATGCCCGTAAGGACATCGGCGGTGTCGGCGTGTACCCGAACAAAGAGGTGAATGCCGAAAAAGGTGTAAATGCCGAACTGGGCTTCAAACAGGGATATAAGTTCGGAAACCTGACGGGATTCTTCGACTTGGCGGGATTTTATACCCAATATACCGACATGATCGAATTTCGCTTCGGAATCTTCAACAATACGACTTTTCAGTATATCAACGGTGTGCGCGACCTCTTGAGCATGATCACCCAAGGCCAGATGCCGGGATTCGGCGCCCAGTTCTATAACGTGTCGAAAGCACGTATCTACGGGGCGGAAGTCAGTACGAACGGTGTCTACACGTTCAATCCCAATACCACGCTAAGCTACAACTTAGGATATGTATTCATCGAACCTGAGGACGCCGATTATAAGAAAAAGAACGAAGAAGAGGCGACCTACGATGATCCGATGCAGATGAAAGAGAAGTCCAATACATCCAAATACCTGAAGTACCGCCAAAAACACACAGTGAAAGCCATCCTTGACTTCCAATGGAAACGACTGACACTAGGGACCAATATCGTGTGGAAAAGCAAAACGCTGGCCGTCGACTACCTGATGGTGGACGAACGGGCGAAGGAACAGCCGGAGATCATGGACTACGTGCGCGACATCCTCTTCGGCAACGTAAACGGACAAACACTTCATTCCTATTGGGCGAAAAACAACACGCCCTACTGTGTGGTCGACCTGCGTGCTGGCGTGAAGATCATGAAAGGACTGTCTTTCCAGTTCATGGTGAATAACTTGTTCAACAAAGAATACAGCACACGTCCGATGCTCGTTTCCGCACCCCGTACCTATGTCATGCAGCTGAGCGCGAACTTCTGA
- a CDS encoding DUF4925 domain-containing protein, with translation MDRKSICSLLCAMMLAILLISCNDEDDYDGLSPAELSGTYSNKLSAPANGDSLILSYNGNTFIGKDVEFKTDDGKTALLILKYVLPHDTETAIPGISLTAGSGSYSFSGGVTTSTGTAFHYLGSIQTGKLILELSDITIPENRLTMNGTWYVAHENASYYNVDNGSMQTMIGMLYNLVGGKLVSNLISSLLDGLTFQADGNIIARYAPLPDSVRIGSLIGNYVKHPANDWNASPPNLATYYVNDNTSLYVIPQIDMIIRQVMINRQTKANSGDSSMENALLAAYQKINTWSTTGIKMTIRESEDPAKGDLILLLDKSEIQELFALLEIVKVFIPEKTLNAPVMDLIGNLIPPQFVSIAAILLKGKTFGTILDQLSQELSTIPIEIGIYLYKDKNIN, from the coding sequence ATGGACAGAAAATCAATATGCAGTTTACTTTGCGCCATGATGCTGGCTATTCTCTTGATATCCTGCAATGACGAGGATGATTATGATGGCCTTTCCCCGGCGGAACTAAGCGGGACCTATTCTAACAAACTAAGTGCCCCTGCAAACGGGGATTCCCTTATTTTGAGCTATAACGGGAATACATTTATCGGAAAAGATGTGGAATTTAAGACGGATGACGGGAAAACCGCACTCCTCATTCTTAAATATGTACTACCGCACGATACAGAAACGGCTATCCCCGGCATCTCTCTGACAGCAGGTTCCGGCAGCTATTCTTTCAGTGGAGGCGTGACAACCTCAACCGGTACGGCATTTCATTATCTGGGTAGTATACAGACCGGAAAATTGATACTGGAACTGTCGGACATCACGATTCCAGAGAACCGGCTGACAATGAACGGTACCTGGTATGTCGCCCACGAAAATGCCTCTTATTACAATGTAGACAATGGCAGCATGCAGACGATGATCGGAATGCTGTATAACCTGGTGGGCGGCAAACTGGTCAGCAACCTGATCAGTTCCCTGCTCGACGGTCTGACCTTCCAGGCGGACGGAAACATCATCGCCCGCTATGCTCCCCTGCCCGACTCGGTCCGAATAGGAAGTCTGATAGGCAACTACGTCAAACATCCGGCAAACGACTGGAACGCTTCACCTCCCAACCTGGCGACTTATTATGTGAACGACAATACATCCTTATATGTAATCCCGCAGATCGACATGATCATCCGCCAAGTGATGATAAACAGACAGACGAAAGCCAACTCTGGGGATAGCTCTATGGAAAATGCGCTGCTGGCAGCCTACCAGAAGATCAATACTTGGTCTACAACCGGTATTAAAATGACAATTCGCGAAAGCGAAGACCCGGCAAAAGGTGATCTCATCCTGCTCCTCGACAAATCGGAAATACAGGAATTGTTCGCCTTGCTGGAGATCGTGAAAGTCTTTATTCCGGAAAAGACGCTTAACGCACCTGTCATGGATCTGATCGGCAACCTGATCCCGCCCCAGTTCGTAAGTATCGCAGCCATACTCCTGAAAGGAAAGACGTTCGGTACGATCTTGGACCAGTTGAGCCAAGAGCTGAGCACAATCCCCATTGAGATCGGTATCTATTTGTACAAAGACAAAAACATCAATTAA